In Populus nigra chromosome 1, ddPopNigr1.1, whole genome shotgun sequence, one genomic interval encodes:
- the LOC133700451 gene encoding cucurbitadienol 11-hydroxylase-like produces MLEIALVLVALFVIYYTHLLVKWKYPKINGVPVQLPPGSMGLPVIGETIQLLIPSYNSIDIHPFIRKRIQRYGPIFRTNLVGRPIIVSADAEVNKYIFSQEGNLVEMWYLDSFAKLFAFEGESKVTAIGRVHRYLRGITLNHFGGESLREKMLPQIDASINDNLRQWSPQGAVEVKSAISRMIFNFTAKVAFGYDLENSKGEKIENLPNFIKSLMSFPLNIPGTTFHKCMKDKEKMSNMVRHIIKERFNSPDKRPGDFLDQALNDMASEKFLTEDFIAELSFGILFAAFESVSTTLTLAIKFLAENPLVLEELTAENEAVLKKRENPDSQLTWEEYKTMAFTQSVVNETLRLMNIPPGLLRKALKDINVKGYTIPAGWTIMLVTPIVHLNPETYKDPLKFNPWRWKDLDQVTLSKSFMPFGGGTRQCAGAEFSKVYMAAFLHVLVTKYRWSKVKGGRITRSPILLFPDGVHVKITSKRD; encoded by the exons ATGCTGGAGATTGCGCTGGTCCTTGTAGCGTTGTTTGTCATATATTACACTCATTTGCTTGTCAAATGGAAATACCCAAAAATTAATGGAGTTCCAGTTCAGCTCCCTCCTGGTTCTATGGGTCTCCCTGTCATTGGAGAGACCATCCAGTTGCTTATCCCAAGCTATAACTCTATAGATATTCACCCGTTCATCAGAAAACGAATCCAAAG GTATGGGCCCATTTTTCGAACAAATCTGGTTGGAAGACCGATCATAGTCTCAGCAGACGCTGAAGTCAACAAGTACATCTTTTCTCAGGAAGGGAATTTAGTGGAGATGTGGTATTTGGATTCATTCGCCAAGTTGTTTGCTTTCGAGGGCGAGTCCAAGGTTACTGCGATTGGTCGTGTCCACAGATACTTGCGAGGCATTACCTTGAACCATTTTGGTGGCGAGAGCCTCAGGGAAAAGATGCTTCCTCAAATTGATGCCTCCATAAACGATAACCTGCGCCAATGGTCCCCTCAGGGAGCTGTTGAAGTTAAATCAGCTATTTCACGG ATGATTTTCAACTTCACCGCGAAGGTTGCATTTGGGTATGATCTAGAAAACTCGAAGGGGGAGAAAATTGAAAACTTGCCCAATTTCATTAAAAGTCTCATGTCCTTTCCCTTGAACATTCCTGGCACTACATTCCACAAGTGCATGAAG GACAAAGAGAAGATGTCAAACATGGTGAGGCACATAATAAAGGAGAGATTTAATTCTCCGGATAAACGTCCAGGagattttcttgatcaagctctTAATGATATGGCATCAGAGAAGTTCTTGACAGAGGATTTTATTGCTGAGCTCTCTTTTGGGATTTTGTTTGCTGCCTTTGAATCTGTGTCCACAACACTGACGTTAGCTATCAAGTTTCTTGCGGAAAACCCTCTCGTGTTGGAAGAATTGACG GCCGAAAATGAGGCGGttctaaagaaaagagaaaatcctGATTCCCAGCTTACATGGGAAGAATACAAAACGATGGCTTTTACGCAGAGC GTCGTTAACGAAACGCTTAGATTGATGAATATCCCACCTGGTTTACTGCGAAAGGCTCTGAAAGACATTAATGTCAAGG GATACACAATTCCGGCTGGGTGGACTATAATGCTTGTTACTCCTATTGTTCACTTAAATCCTGAAACATACAAGGATCCATTAAAGTTCAATCCATGGCGCTGGAAG GACCTCGACCAGGTTACTCTTTCCAAGTCTTTCATGCCATTCGGTGGAGGTACAAGACAGTGTGCCGGGGCAGAATTCAGTAAGGTGTACATGGCGGCCTTTCTCCATGTACTGGTGACCAAATACAG ATGGTCAAAGGTCAAAGGAGGACGCATCACCCGAAGTCCTATTTTACTATTTCCAGATGGTGTCCACGTTAAGATTACATCAAAACGTGATTGA
- the LOC133700460 gene encoding cucurbitadienol 11-hydroxylase-like produces the protein MWTIGFLVVALAVVYYTHLISKWRNPKIDGVLPPGSMGWPLIGETLQFIIPGRSIDLHPFVKKRMHKYGPIFKTSLLGKPTVISTDNEVNKYILQHEGTLVELWYLDSFAKFFALEGENRVSAIGEVHRYTRSITLNHFGVESLRESLLPKIENMINTNLAKWATQGPVDMKQAIAVMVFNFTAKEIVFGYDAENSKEKLSENYTRLADSFLSLPLKIPGTIFHKCMQDHKKMMKILKDTLIERLNDPSKRRGDFLDQAIDDLETKKFLTVDFIPQLIFGILFASYESISSTLTLAIKFLSENPQVVEKLTAEHETILKNRENPNSSLAWEEYRSLTYTQMVVYETLRISNLPPGIIRRALKDFQVKGYTIPSGWTVLLATPAIQLNPETFKDPLTFDPCRWKDLDQVTISKNFIPFGGGTRHCAGAEFSKLIMSTFLHVLVTKYRFTKVKGGDVSRNPVMSFGDGIHIKFTAKDE, from the exons ATGTGGACAATTGGGTTTCTTGTTGTAGCATTGGCGGTGGTATACTACACACATTTGATTAGCAAATGGAGAAATCCTAAAATTGATGGAGTTCTTCCTCCAGGCTCCATGGGCTGGCCCCTCATTGGAGAAACCCTTCAGTTCATTATTCCTGGAAGATCTATCGATCTTCATCCATTCGTCAAGAAAAGGATGCACAA GTATGGACCGATCTTTAAAACCAGTTTGCTTGGTAAACCTACCGTAATATCCACTGACAATGAAGTGAACAAGTACATCTTGCAACATGAAGGAACTTTGGTTGAGCTATGGTATTTGGATTCCTTTGCCAAGTTTTTCGCACTTGAGGGTGAAAACAGAGTGAGCGCTATCGGTGAAGTTCATAGATACACGAGAAGCATAACGCTGAACCACTTCGGTGTTGAGAGCCTCAGGGAATCATTGCTtcctaaaattgaaaatatgatTAACACCAACCTAGCAAAGTGGGCTACTCAGGGACCTGTTGATATGAAACAAGCTATTGCTGTT atggttttcaattttacagCAAAAGAAATAGTATTTGGCTACGATGCTGAAAACTCAAAAGAGAAGCTAAGTGAGAATTACACAAGGCTTGCCGACAGTTTCTTATCCTTGCCCTTGAAAATCCCCGGTACTATCTTCCACAAGTGCATGCAA GACCataagaagatgatgaagatttTGAAGGATACACTGATTGAGAGACTGAACGACCCCTCAAAGCGTCGGGGagattttcttgatcaagccATTGATGATCTGGAGACAAAGAAGTTCCTGACCGTAGATTTCATCCCCCAGCTCATTTTCGGGATATTATTTGCCAGCTATGAATCTATATCATCAACCCTAACTCTTGCAATCAAGTTTCTCTCGGAGAACCCTCAAGTAGTTGAGAAATTAACC GCTGAGCATGAGACTATTCTGAAGAACAGAGAAAATCCAAACTCGAGCCTTGCATGGGAGGAGTACCGATCATTGACTTATACACAGATG GTCGTCTATGAAACGCTTAGAATTTCGAACCTTCCACCTGGTATAATCCGAAGAGCATTGAAAGATTTTCAAGTCAAAG GATACACTATTCCATCTGGCTGGACAGTACTGCTTGCTACCCCTGCTATCCAGCTGAATCCTGAAACATTCAAGGATCCGCTAACATTCGACCCATGCCGCTGGAAG GATCTTGATCAAGTAACTATTTCCAAGAATTTCATCCCATTCGGTGGCGGCACAAGACACTGTGCCGGGGCGGAGTTCAGCAAGCTGATCATGTCTACTTTTCTGCATGTCCTGGTCACCAAATACAG GTTTACTAAAGTGAAGGGAGGAGACGTCTCTCGCAATCCGGTAATGTCATTCGGTGATGGCATCCACATTAAGTTCACAGCCAAGgatgaatga